The genomic interval tgacttcgagtttcccatgatagatatttaaaaattgtggctccgagtcgtcgaggaatgtagattatggaattatctctaaaacttagccttcttgtcgcgacataaaatgcgataagttggaaaacagcaagcattgaaattataacaaactaccgattttgcagttactatttggtccaaaggctgtagaagccacgcgacgattggtcaaattgattccattcgcccaataggagacctgtttctaaatacagtagtggggattccccagtcgagagaccagattacgtttcggaggacactttgctaggagcactacgagagtaaagatgtagtcattatgtttcgccctttttgggcaggtttataagtttatttcagtagttaatgtaggagctagttttattttttattaatgtttaaatttactagtagtgccatgtcctgaaaggtttaattgtgtttcttcatcatgtatgaataattgtttcttcaaataaccgctaaggtacgtaaaataaggttaaaatataatttagggaatttaattgattgaaacttccataagagtattgaattaattaagcctgttagttttcaagttaataatattgattgagaataatccttttggttttattagtgatggaagataattataattttttttttctaaagaagtatagaaagttttccgttacgttacatttgagttattgtttctggaaatatattatcatagagtattgctgaaagtcaggaagatagcctttaaattggaataaaaattttaagattatgttcatattgagtttatgacattttataattttatatttttcagactctgttttcttatgtcattaaggctttcgaatgatttagtaaattttttatgatagaaatcttaatagatgaagaagaaagtttttcttttccaggaaattaatattaatgaatgttcaagttttaatacaatttaaattatttttctatgtgtctactaattttatttaattaaaggtaaaaattccacaagatgaatcttataaggcaaacattatctttccttaaagtgaaattttcaatatttttttcttttattgtgttataaagtgtcttgttttattaggtgataaattcataatttcagttgatactagtttttggacttgtatttgtaggtaatcaaatcataaactctggaatgttcatttttaattaaggttctgagcagttttgggcgaatgcccgttatttacacttggattgtgtcctatagttcataaataataataaaataaatgttggctggcgcacaagtttccaacaatactagccgagctactatatgaaaaattatatttgatttcgcaaaccaaacgaaaaatatcatataagttagcatcatttcaatttgaattatttgtgaagaaagatccattaattctgataaaaagaatcagtagtttaaagataaaaatctatataaaatgaggattcaaagaatgagagaatttaattaattgtaatcaatagataactcctgttttagcttttgatgaattgtaggaagagttagaaattaatgctgtaatacatttatttacagcggttcatgtgtgtccccaaccaacttcttgtactaccacccctttggttccgcaactttatgtaaaaccgcttcaagacacccattcagacgacaggtctagggacgtaagaggacgtcgccgtcaagccaaattcaaccggtaaaagctcaccgccaaaaacaaggtactgtaaccccgacgataaagcaacgtacaaaccaacgaaagtgcagtgtagtgaaacaaaggttcattcgagaatgtcaataaaaggtggggattcaaaattattatgaaatgggttatatgggttactatcgacgaaatttgggttcaacgggttttttctttcttgagtaatttcatgttgaaattgattggttattttatgactgatcttgtttggttttgtgacgtattgctatctaaacggggatagtaatgcgcccccgaatcagatgaagaatgtcaacaaagtaacatgatattgttgtttctgttgttcgattttagctgccaatgtttattgaagctgtttgtatttttctattatttcaaattgtagtgttattctatagtataaacctattaaatcaggcatggcaagattaattgaagttttcttgactctagcccgttcacctgcatgaattaggtatagactcaggtattttctagatgtgtcggcctatttctaaattctaaattttattcaaaattgtcttctttatcatctttaaaaaagtgcaggcacactTTAAAGAAATTATTTAGCCTTAAAAATCGATTTGATGAATGGTAAGGTGGGAAGAAATGCCATAGTAATCTATTAATTcatcaaatgaatattgattgtttatagTTCACTTCTAATAGATAATTCCCCTAGAGTAAAAACATAAAAGCTGTTTTCCCACAAAACAGCTTTTTTGAGTTACTACAGTCTTATCATCTGATGTTGCGCCAAGCTATTGCTAGGAAAGAAATCTTGCAGTAGGAATCCATAGGGAAATTATAGTTTAGAGTTTCTATTATTGGTAACACTGATCACGCGGACTCGCGTGCGCATGCGCAATGACGTCATTGATGACGACATCatactaagaatatttcgaCCAGTGCGCATGACTACTATTTCTATTTCGGCCTTCTGCGCATGCCCGGTGACGTCAAAATGACGTAGCATACTAAGACTATTTCGCACTAAGAATATTTCGGTTCACCGGGTCAGGAGGAGAATCGACCCTCCACATTCAGCACTGACACCCCTAACTGGGATGAATTGTTATCCCAGGTGAGGGAGGAGGAGAATCGACCCTCCCCATTCAGCGCCGACAGCCCTAGCTGGGGTCAAATGCTGTCCAAAAGGCTTTACCTGGGAAGTTATCGCTCATATATGAGACCAGGATGAAGAGGATGGAGATATATAAAATGGTGCGAAAAATAACTTTCATCATTTGGAACAAATTTGTATAGCTCTTATATAATGTATCACTATTGATGttaaataatatgattcagGCTCATTATGGTCTAATAGGGAATAATTCTATAACCCTGTTTTATGAAACATTATCTTACAGACTGCAATACTACGGTCTTCAAATGCTATCAGGTCTAAttataatcatgaataataCTAATGAATGCTGTTTATGCTATGTTTCAGATGAGCAAAGCGCAAAGATGTGGGCAGCTGTCAAGCAGTCCAGGCGAGTTTGTTATGCTGGAGAAGGCATTCAAATCCAGCCTTCAGACGTTATATTATAATAACGCTCACACGGAGACCCCTGCCAAGGACTTTCATACCTTCCTGTTCAACTTGGAGAAGAAAATCACTCACACTATTGCGCAGCAGTTCATAGAACATGGATCCCTCAAGTTCAACCTTGTATTGGAGTCAACATATTTCCGCACAACACTTGATGATAGCAATGTCGAGCAGGAGGTGTTCCAAAATGTGGCCTTCAAGACACCAAACTACTCAATCTTCAACATCGGAGATCTTCCCAGCATCATCTGTGGAGCAGTGAACACTCTACTGGAGGAGGAGGCAAAGTTTAAAGGAAACTCAAGCAGATGGAGTCTTCTGATCATTGATGGACTCCTCATATGCATAAGTAAGCTCACACCGCTACGAGGATCTTCCTATATCGAGCTACCGGCCAAAATAGCAGCATTCAAAGCCGTTATCAACCCAAGGAATAGTGATCAACAATTTTTCAAGTGGGCAATCCTTGCCAATCATGTACAAGGAGCAAATCCTCAACAAATCAATGAGAGATATCATCAGctcgttgaaaaatataatttcaacaaaatatcatTCCCCACCAGCATCAATCAGATTAATCGTTTCGAAAAAGATAATCCAGGAGTGTCAGTTAACGTCTATGGTTTGGAtgagaagaatatcatatttcCGAGAAGAGTCAGCAAGGAGATGTCCGATAACCATtttgatcttcttcttctatgtgagagtgaagatgatgatgccGACAGTGATGACACCTTTTTGAGGATGGGGAGGAGGTAAAAGTCAGCAGCCACTACTGCTACATCAAGAACTTCGAAAGACTCATCAGATCCCAGCTCACAAAGCATCATGGAAATATTATCATTTGTCGCCGATGCTTCATCCACTATTCGACCATGAGAAATGGTGAGTGAAAGATGAAGGAGCACGAACAGTTCTGCACCAACAACAAGTCTGCAAGGATCATCATGCCAAAGTTGAAAGAGGATAGAAGCCCACCAATtctgaaatttgaaaaacacttgAGAAAGTATAGACTACCCTTGGTGGCATATGCTGACTAGAGTTTAATTCTGAATAAAGttcattcaatcactttgattattgactataCCATTATATGAGGTCTTTCTttaatcttagcttgaaaccaaaagcttagggatgaaatttgaaagtaaattaacatgtaacttaattcaatttatatctaAATTGAGaactttagtatttacttgtgattcATTGATATAGATATCAATAGGTctgtcttgtgtcatgtaatgacatcaataTGAGGGACCGAGCTTAGCTCTGGAATACAAAAGCatggaaaatttattacgaaagaagaaattattatatcattcatagttcatacagaaatgttctatctaatcacagtaaattgagattaattcccaggagaatgcaaacatttccctcacaaaggcccggttgcacaagagccagttgaattttaatcctgattaatttcacatgaaccaaatcagaaTTTAACTGGAatttatcaggattgaaaatgatccggctttttttgcaaccggcactaagtacctgaatgattacaaaagttcaacagctgagtcataattttgacacagtcccaaaCACAtgaactctctcactcacttccatcatcaacagacgacgatataattattatgggaccgcgtcaaactgggctggcgacaaagtgggctgacgacaaactgggctggtTTTCCAGCCCAGCTTGTcattgcatgcaccgccaaactggcactctaaggaatgcagcccaggttgatggcgtgcaactttgtcgtctGGTGACAAAATCTtaggagtgccagtttgtcgttgcatgcaccgccaaactggcactcggaggaatgcagcccagtttgatggcgtgcaactttgtcgtctGGTGACAAAATCTTAGGAGTGCCAGTTcgtcgttgcatgcaccgccaaactggcactcggaggaatgcagcccagtttgatggcgtgcaactttgtcatCTGGTGACAAAATCTTAGGAGTGCCAGTTcgtcgttgcatgcaccgccaaactggcactctaaggaatgcagcccagtttgacggcgtaCAACTTTGTTGTTTATGACAAAATCtcaggagtgccagtttgtcgttgcatgcaccgcctAACTGGCACTCTCAAGATTGTGTGTCTACTATCAATCAGAGATATACTATTCTCCAAACTCTAGTTTGTGTCTACTAGTTAGAGAGACACCACTCTCCAAACTCTAGTTTGTGTCTACTATCTATTatcagattagatttctttatttatgtatgttaaaataattactggcttatacactaatttacattaaatgacggtgatgctaattattcaacgaatttgacaaagtatgaaaaattgatcaatgaaaataaatattaaatgcaattggaataacaataatattaaattgtaatgtaacttcataaatcggcggtgtatcaacaaataattgtcgattctctaagaaggatattaaataatatcctccccataaatacacgaccgggttgtgatggaatagagctgttgggaGTATTATAACATGTGAATATATGATTTGAATCCAGAATTATGGGATTAATGAATAAGGTGGATGATATTAGAATGAGTAgtagtgaatacaatattgcttCAATGActcaaaatagataaatgaaacaaACGTTATAGGGTGGGATTTAATTAAGATTTTAGAAATTAAGTAATAAAGACGATATACAATACTGAAGAACAGAAAATGCTGAAAACAGAAACTTTCCACTTTGTATATTATGTATTCGCAGTGGAtaaacactagtattattggcacatTGTTGTAGAATATctccaaagcttcaaaatgacatctggttggaggctgtaagtcaatattttacggctggagcgtcatcgtaAAAAGAGTAAAAGAGTACtttttgcagcggaaaacacgctttttccaccaaaagccaatcccaacaattagaaaacttgccatccatgatggcaatctcaaaaatgtttgtcgtCTTAGAAAAATCCAAGATGGCAGCCAAAAATCTGATTTCAAGAGTTTGTAGTTAAattcaccatagtaaaagttggtggaattggataaatctttcggatattgtagtatgattgtATTGAAGCTTCCAGATGACTTaattgatccgatatcctcgaCATTACTAGAATTAAagacgatttcttgaaaatcgacatatGTTCGCCGCAatcttgtttttttcatgatgacaaacatttttaagatttccatcatggataatctattACTACACATCATTATatagagattgataccattcccaagtaTGTACCTTCAAAGAGTCATGAGTTTCGgttttcttattgttgagattgtcatttggtggaaaaagtgTGTTTTCCGCTCAAACAGTACTTTgtactctttttccgatgatgctccagccgtaaaatatggacttacagcctccaacaAGATGTCATTTTCAAGCTTTGAAAATATTCCACAACAatgtgccaataatactagtgtttgtctactgcgaatacatatacagagttgaaagtgaaatattgcccccgaaaaatgtatgtttcaagtttttgaagttgaataaataattgaaagagtGGTTGAATTGAGATGATTCTTCCgaacatcattgtttggttaattctaaacactttggtggtaaaaccaatccgttatctctcacaataactgaataacaagagATGTAaatatttctgtcaataatgaccgccatcttgtatttttcaatgatgtcgaatattttagttggaagttgaaaaaacgctccaaatttcaaagattgaaaatttctttgtatctcttgcacaaaaaaagttataattgaatgaaatttgaacaaatttagaaataaacgttttttgggcttttgaaggttgcaactaaaaaatatgcgttttagaggaaaatttcatAGAATCGAAAtctgtagaggaagattttgaaaatattttcgtctagaaaaaacggttgaatatcttaaACGGTTATTGAAGTACAAGCGATATAgtaaaaccctgaaaattttggcggccatcttgtttccgaggtgtttgactgtgatttcgacttatcatcattacgatccttattatgctagacctaatgatgaaattgagacatcttccacggctgttactcaaaaatgaccacagagtgccttattcatgacatttgcgcccgaactatattttaaattatctctAACAAGTTTGATTATTCTGAAACGTCTCTGATCGGGGAGCTTCAGGGTAGAACTAGCAATGTGTGCTGGGGTAATATGTTCATGGCGTTCAAGAGAGTAAacaaaacgtagacaataattttggcagcgCAGCATTTTATCATTG from Nilaparvata lugens isolate BPH unplaced genomic scaffold, ASM1435652v1 scaffold6055, whole genome shotgun sequence carries:
- the LOC120356177 gene encoding uncharacterized protein LOC120356177, with protein sequence MLEKAFKSSLQTLYYNNAHTETPAKDFHTFLFNLEKKITHTIAQQFIEHGSLKFNLVLESTYFRTTLDDSNVEQEVFQNVAFKTPNYSIFNIGDLPSIICGAVNTLLEEEAKFKGNSSRWSLLIIDGLLICISKLTPLRGSSYIELPAKIAAFKAVINPRNSDQQFFKWAILANHVQGANPQQINERYHQLVEKYNFNKISFPTSINQINRFEKDNPGVSVNVYGLDEKNIIFPRRVSKEMSDNHFDLLLLCESEDDDADISSHYCYIKNFERLIRSQLTKHHGNIIICRRCFIHYSTMRNGE